In Tenacibaculum sp. 190524A02b, the genomic stretch GTGGTTCAGGAACTAGTTTTAATCTTGATGAGGATTTATCTTTATTAACATTGCAAAACGATCGTATTAAGGCAATGAAAGCTAAGTTTGGAGCTGTTAACTTTAGTTATTCGCCTAAAAAAGAATGGGATATTAATGGATTTGCTATTTATTCAGGAAATGAAACTAATGCAGAACAATTATCAAATAGTATCTATACAAATACTACTAATAGTACCCAATCTAATAGTCTTATCATAAAAGAAGAGAGTGTTTCTAACCTTGTTTATCAGGAGAATAATTTAGGGTTGTTTAAAATCGGAGCTACCTATAAACCTAATTCAGAGAATCAACTTAACTATGATGTATTTACTAAAGTTTCTGGTTTAAAAAAAGTAGAGTCAACTATTTCAAGCAGAAGCTATTTTAATAATCAAACAGAAAGAGTTCCGGTTAATCAAATTTTAAAGCAATCTCCTTTTTCGTTGTCTCAAAATTTGAATTATTATTATACATTAAATGAAAAGAATATTTTTTCATTTGAAGCTCAGCATTTATGGAAAAAGAAAGATCCTTTCTATAATGCTGAATTAGAACAGTTATCATTTGCAAATTTAATTGGAGTCTCTACTGTTAATAATATATTTAATGTTGGACAGAGTAAATTAGTAACAACAAACAGGTTAGAGAATAAGTTGGATTATTATAGAGTAATAAATGATAGAAATAGTTTAAATGTAACTATTGGAGGGATTTTAAATAATCAGCAGTTTAACTCAACTATTTTTGAAATTTTAAATGGGAATAAGAAAGCTGTGAAAAATGAAAACTCTAATAATGATGTAGATTTTTCCTTTAGAGATATATACATAGGTTTAAATTATCGATTTATAACAGGAGTATTTACTTTTAATCAAGGGTTTACCTTTCACAAATATTTATCAAGAAATATACAATCAGGATTAGTTACAGAACAAGTTTTTACACAAGCTTTACCAGATGCATCTATAAAATTAAAGCTGAAAAACTCAGAAACACTTCGATTGCGTTATAATATGCAAACAGATTTTTCAGATGTAGAAAAGTTAGCTGAAAATTATGTGCTTAATAATTACAGTAGTTTGTATGCTGGTAATAGGAATTTAGAGAATACACTATCACACAATCTAAATTTAAGTTACCAGAATTTTAATAGGTTTAATTATACCAATATTTTTGGAAGCATTAATTATAATAAAAAAATAAATAGTATTACATCTAATACTAAATTTTTAGGAGTTAATATAATAAGTAGTTCAGTGAACTCTATGTTTCCTGATGAAACAGTTTCTGCAAATATTAACTTTCAAAAAGACTATAGAAAGTTTAAAATATCCTTAGGAGGAGATGTCAATTATTCTAAATTGAATAGTTTAGTAAGGGATATCTTTACTGATAGGTTGTTAAATCGGTTGACAAAGTCGTTTACACAGTTTTATAAAACAAAGTTTAGTACAAATTTGAAAGATGCTCCAAACTTTGATATAGCTTATAATGTTGCAATAAATAAAACAAATATAAACGGAATTAAAAATACGTATACAACCCATAGTCCATATATAAATTTTGAAGCTTTCTTTTTTAAATCTTTTTCTTTTTCTACTAAATATACATACAATCATGTTTTAAATAATTCAAGGGCTATAGATAGTTATGGGTTTTTAAAAGCTGATTTAATATATAGGAAAAAGAATAGTAAATGGGAATATAAGTTGACAGGAACTAATTTATTGGATACCAAAAGTCTTAATAGAAATTTCAGTAATGATTTATTAATAACTAACAGCAGTTATTTAGTTCAACCAAGAATTGTTACACTAAATGTAAAGTATAGTTTATAACCTCTTTTTTAAAAAAAAGGCTAGGTAATTTTTTACCTAGCCTTTTAATTATAGTTTAAGTATTTTATTTAATTAATAAGTAATTTTTTAATGGCATTATTACCATTGTTTTCAACTTGAATTAAATAAACTCCAGACTGTACATTTTCAAAAGTAACTTTTTCATTAAAAATAGCAGGTGCACTAGTGTTTTTAGGTTTGATTTCAATTAAGTTAACAAACTTTTTAGTATCAATAACTCTTCCTCTAAGATCTAATAATTTAACAGTTACTTTGTTTGGATTATAAGTTTCAAAAGCCAATTTAAAAGAACCATTAGTTGGGTTAGGGTATAGTTTAAACTCGTTCAAAGATATATTATTGGAAGAAGCTGTTTCGTCTTCAACAATAATAGTATAATCTTCAACTTCTCCATCAAAACCTTGTTCACAAGAACCTGGATCACCATCGTCTGCATATTTAGTAGAAACTCTTAAAACTGTTGACCCAAATTCTGCATCATTAGGAATCATAATGTTAAGAGGACTTAAAGATGTTTGTCCATCAGCACTACCTGTAACTGTACCTAAATCATAAATTTCTTTTGTGTCAAACTGACAATCTTGATTCCAATCAATCCAAGCGATACTTTTAGTTGTATATTGAGTTGTGGCAGAATCATCAGTATTAGTATTTACTGTTAATTGATGTGTTTGTCCTCTCTTTACAGTGGTATTAATAGATTTAAAATCTTCATATCCTTTACTCTTAGTAAGTGTTTTGTTTTCGAAAGTATTGAACTTAACAAAAGTTGTACTTGTATTATATGAAAGGTTACCTGAAGAACTACAAACTGTACTTTTAATATTTAATTTAACCTCAGCTGTTTTACTTATTGAGGCAGATTGAGCAGATAATGTGATAATATGATCACCATCTGCAACATTTTGTATGTTTTCTATGTTCAATGTAACTGTTCCGTCAGTGCTAAGTGAACTAGGAATTACACTTGTAGTAGAGCCTGTAGGGCTTTTTGTTACTGTGAAGTTTACTGTTTCGTTAAAACCATTAGATACAGTATAACTAAACTCAAAAGTTAATTCATTGGTAATTGATTTACATACAGAAGCATCACCAGTAATGTTTGAAATAGCAAAATCAGGTGTAGAACTAATTTTAAATTGAGAGGTAATATTGTAAAAAACATTATCAGCAGCTTCAATCAAAAGAATAGCATTTTCAGTATCAGGAATATTAGCAGGTAAAGTAATATTTTGACTACCATCATTAGGTGTGTTTGCTAAAAGCATAGTAAATGTAGTACCACCATCAGTAGATAGTTTAATGTTAACTTTTTGACAATTAATAGGTGAGCTGTTAGTTTGTCCAACGACCCAAGTAATATTTCTACTAGTATTTTGAGCCCAAGTAGCTTGGTTGTTTATAGTGAAAGCAGGTGCGTCAATTACAGAAACTCTGATGTCATCTCTTGCACTTGCTCCACCACCAGCTTTATTATCTCTAACAGTAAAAGCAAAGTTCATTTCTCTGGCTACAGAAGGTAAAACTTCCCATTGTGTAGCTGTGTTTCCAGAAAGTATTGTATTGAAAGCAGGAAAGTATCTGTCTGGAGTAGTTTTAGAAGATAAAGATCTAAATAAAGGTCCACCAGTATTTGTAGCTACTGGAGGCATAACAGCTATTTCAGTATCAATTTGTTCCCAATTATAAGTTAAACTTGAGGTTCCATCTGCATCAGTTGCTTGTCCTTTTAAAACAAAAGGTGTTGATTTAGGAATACTAACATCAGATCCTGCATTAGCTGTAGGAGCATTGTTATTTGTATCAGTTTGAACGGCACATGTAGCAGTTGTTTGTGTTAAATTCCACATTTGATTTATACTAACCGCATGAAAATGATCATCACTATTGTTTTGTACATTTGGCGAACAAATTCCAGCATAAGCCATAATGGTAGAACCACTACCAGGTTCAACAGCAGTAGATCCTGTTCTATTACCGTTACAAGAGTTGTTAAATGTATGAGTAGCACCAAATTGGTGTCCAATTTCATGAGCTACATAATCAATGTCAAAGGGATCATTAATAGGTTGTCCTCTACCAGTAATACCTCTTGCTTTTTGTCCTTCAGTACATACAACACCTAAGCCAGCAAGTCCACCACCACCAGTACTAAAAGTATGACCAATATCGTAATCATTAGAACCAATGAGGTTGTCACATACAGTTTGGCTCTCATTGATTAGAGATCCTGCGCTGTTATTTGAAAGGTTATCAGTTTCAGGGTCTAAAAAGATAAGTTTGTCATTATCATTTACTAAAATCATTCTAACAGCTAAATCCCTTTCATATACAGCATTGACACGTGTCATTGTTGTATTCATAGCCGATAATACGGCAGCTTTTTTATCTTGGTCACTGGCTGTATCAGGTATATTTTGTCTACTAATATGAAATTTTGAATATTCACCTGTAGCAGCAATAGCAATTCTGTAAGTTCTTAATTTTCCATCATTCGCATTTCGGTTGTACTGGTTGATAGATTTGTTAGCTATAATTTTCTCTTTTGCTTCATTAACTTTACATTCAAAATCACTTTTATCATAATTATAATCTTCTCTATTATATGAAATGTAGTATTGTTTATCTTTAGTTTTAGGATCTATATATAGAGAGTTATGATTAGCCGAAGTAATAATAACATGAACTCCATCAATACCAATACTTATCTTGGCGGTAGCAGTAGGGTCATCAATACCATAAGCAGTATAAGACTTTATAGTAGGGAATTTTTTAGCTAATTTTGGAGCTAAAATAGAGGTTTCTTCAATGTAGAATTTAGAAAATTTACCAATTGTGTTTGGTAAGTCAACTATAGTTTTTGATGTAGAAGGTTTAGAAGAAAGATAGGCACTGAATTCATTAAGATTTAATGAAAATAAATGATGTTTTTTAGGGGTGTGCTTTCTTTCATAATTAATCGTTTTGTTATTAACACTATTAGTTTCTATTTTTTTCCAGTAATTTTGTGCATTGGAAATAGTTGCAAGTGTTAATAGCAACAGAAGGGTGATTTTTCTCATTTGTAATTATTTAGTTTCTAATAAAAAATGAATCTCTAATAGAAGTAGGGGTTTACGAGTTAAAGGTATGAATAAAAAAGTACATGTAAAAGATTTACATATAAAAGATTATAAGGATACATGGGATTTGCAGACCTCATTGTTAGATGAAATTGTTAGTTTGAAAAGGCAAAGAAGGAATGGTAATGAAGCTATAATTACTCCAAATCATTTTTTATTTGTGGAGCATCCTCATGTTTATACATTAGGAAAGTCAGGAGATTTAAGTAACCTACTGCTTAATGAAGAACAATTAAAAGCAAAAAAAGCTACTTTTTACAAAATTAATAGAGGAGGAGATATTACTTATCATGGGCCAGGGCAAATAGTTGGCTACCCAATTTTAGATTTGGAAAATTTCTTTACTGATATTCATAAGTATTTAAGGTTATTAGAGGAAGCAATTATTTTAACCATTGAAGAGTATGGTATTAAAGGTGAAAGAAGTGAAGGTGAAACTGGAGTCTGGTTAGATGTAGGGACTCCTTTTGCTAGAAAAATTTGTGCAATGGGTATCAGAGCAAGTAGATGGGTTACTATGCATGGGTTTGCTTTAAATGTAAATGCTAATTTAGGATATTTTGATAATATTATACCTTGTGGAATTAGGGGTAAAGCTGTAACTTCAATGGAAGCGGAATTGGGTAAGAAAGTACCAGAAGAAGAAGTCAAGCAAAAAATCTTAAAACATTTTAAGGAGTTGTTCGAGGTTGAAGAATTTATATAAATAAAAAAGAGCTGTATTTTACAGCTCTTTTTTATTTATATAATAAAGTATGTTTTACTTTATAGCTTTGATATCAAAAGAAAACTCAATTAAATCATTAATGAATTTATCTTTTAAGTTGTCAAAAAACTTTTTAGATTTATATTGAATACCAAATTCAGTACGGTCAATACTAAAATCACTTTTAAAGCTTAAAGAACCATCTTTTTCTGAGATAGTAGCAGGAATTGTTATACTTTTAGTAACGTCTTTGATTGTTAGATTACCAGTAATGTTAACTTTACCATCTTTTACTTCAGAACTGGTAACTTCAAATTTTGCAGTTGGATATTTTTCAACGTCAAAGAAATCTGGAGCTTTTAAGTGTCCTTCTAAGTCTTCTTTACCTTTACCAGCTTCTAAATCAGTACATACTATAGAAGACATGTTTACTAAAAATCTACCCGCTTTTACATTTCCATTTTCTATATCTAAAAGCCCTTTTTCTAAAGAAATTGTTCCTGTATGCGATCCAGTAGGCTTAGTTCCTTTCCAAGTTAAAGTAGATTCAGTTATGTTAGCCTTATATGAGTTGATTACATTTTCAACTTTTTTAACTTCCTTTACTTCTTCTTTTGCCTCTACCTTTTTTTTGTCTGTTTTACAAGAAACAACACCTAAAGCAACAAAAGCAATAGCTAAAATTGATTTTTTCATGATATTTGATTTTTAATAATTGATTACTATAATTTAGAACAAATGTAAATAAAAAATATTTTCCTTGGAGATTATTTTTTGTTTAATAATTGGTTAATTACATAAGAAGAAGCCTGTAACCCAAACGCAGCTGGCATATAACTTATTGTTCCATAGTACGATTTTTTATAATTAGCCCCGTCTGTAAGCTTTAAACTCTCAGGAATTTGAACTTCTTCAGAATAAACCGCTCTAATACCTTTGTTAATATTATGTTGCTTTAGTCGTTTTCTTAAAAGCCTGGCCATAGTACAGTTCTTGGTTTTAGCAATATCTTTTACTTTGATTTTAGAAGCATCAAGTTTTCCACCAGCTCCCATTGAGCTTATAAGTTTGACTTTTTTCCTTCTAGCAGCGATCATCAAGTTTAATTTAGGGGTAATGCTATCAATACAGTCCATTGCATAGTCAAAAGAAGGATCCATGATTTCAAAGGCTCTTTCAGGGGTTAAAAATTCTTCAATTACTGTGAGTTTAATATCAGGATTTATGTCTTTTAATCGTTTAGCAACGGATTGAGCTTTAGAGGTTCCAATAGTGCTTTGTAGTGCTGGTAATTGTCTGTTAATATTGGTTTCATCAAAAACATCTCCATCAACTATAGTTATTTTATTAACACCTGCTCTGGCTATAAATTCAGCTGCAAATGATCCAACTCCTCCTAAGCCAACTATTAAAATATTAGCATTTTTTAATTTTTCTATTCCATCTTTTTGCACTAATAATTCAGTACGTTCTAACCAACTCATGTTATAAAAATTCTATTAAAGTTTTGATTTATTTTAAATTTTACGGTTTCTAAATCTTTTCCTTGAATAGTGGCAAATGTATTATAAATGTTTTTAATTGATTGAGAGGAGTTATCGGTTTCTAGCAAAATATTTTCTATAGGGATTTTAGCAATTGTATTTTGGAGTTTTGTATTGTTTAATAAATAGGCTCCTAATGATAATATAATGTTGCTTTTTAACAGCTCAAGAGCTATTTGTTCGCTTTTATTAAAGCCATGAATAACCCAGATTTGTTGAGATTTTAATTGTTTTTTTAAAGCAATAATCTCATTGTAAGCTCTAACACAGTGAATGATTAGAGGTTTATTGTGTTTTTCTGAAAGCTGAATTTGTTGTTTAAAAACTTCAATTTGCATATTGAAATCAACTTTAGATAATTTATCTAACCCACATTCTCCAATTGCTATACAGTTTTTATAAGATAATTTTTGGGTTAAGAGTTGGATTTCAGAATTGATAGTACTTTTATCTATATACCAAGGA encodes the following:
- a CDS encoding carboxypeptidase regulatory-like domain-containing protein encodes the protein MIRIIIVIFMTTWTSIAQIKVTGVVKDSIGTPLEMANVIAINKKTKKLDSYGFTDAKGNYLLSLKKNSSYTIKISYIGKKPSENLLNTKETAINKDFVLLDDATLDEVNISYKMPVTIKGDTIVYNADSFTTGTERKLGDVLKKLPGVNVNEDGEIEVEGKKVKKVMVEGKNFFEGDSKLATKNIPADAVDKIEVLKNHSEVNQLSSVTDNEDNVVINLKLKEGKKNFWFGEVEGGSGIGMLEERYTFNPKLFYYSPKYSLNIITDINNVGKAPFTIRDYIKFSGGFESLMSGSGTSFNLDEDLSLLTLQNDRIKAMKAKFGAVNFSYSPKKEWDINGFAIYSGNETNAEQLSNSIYTNTTNSTQSNSLIIKEESVSNLVYQENNLGLFKIGATYKPNSENQLNYDVFTKVSGLKKVESTISSRSYFNNQTERVPVNQILKQSPFSLSQNLNYYYTLNEKNIFSFEAQHLWKKKDPFYNAELEQLSFANLIGVSTVNNIFNVGQSKLVTTNRLENKLDYYRVINDRNSLNVTIGGILNNQQFNSTIFEILNGNKKAVKNENSNNDVDFSFRDIYIGLNYRFITGVFTFNQGFTFHKYLSRNIQSGLVTEQVFTQALPDASIKLKLKNSETLRLRYNMQTDFSDVEKLAENYVLNNYSSLYAGNRNLENTLSHNLNLSYQNFNRFNYTNIFGSINYNKKINSITSNTKFLGVNIISSSVNSMFPDETVSANINFQKDYRKFKISLGGDVNYSKLNSLVRDIFTDRLLNRLTKSFTQFYKTKFSTNLKDAPNFDIAYNVAINKTNINGIKNTYTTHSPYINFEAFFFKSFSFSTKYTYNHVLNNSRAIDSYGFLKADLIYRKKNSKWEYKLTGTNLLDTKSLNRNFSNDLLITNSSYLVQPRIVTLNVKYSL
- the lipB gene encoding lipoyl(octanoyl) transferase LipB is translated as MNKKVHVKDLHIKDYKDTWDLQTSLLDEIVSLKRQRRNGNEAIITPNHFLFVEHPHVYTLGKSGDLSNLLLNEEQLKAKKATFYKINRGGDITYHGPGQIVGYPILDLENFFTDIHKYLRLLEEAIILTIEEYGIKGERSEGETGVWLDVGTPFARKICAMGIRASRWVTMHGFALNVNANLGYFDNIIPCGIRGKAVTSMEAELGKKVPEEEVKQKILKHFKELFEVEEFI
- a CDS encoding TatD family hydrolase, which encodes MNFIDVHTHNIDSDTDITSVVNNFPNIKEPNSFFSVGIHPWYIDKSTINSEIQLLTQKLSYKNCIAIGECGLDKLSKVDFNMQIEVFKQQIQLSEKHNKPLIIHCVRAYNEIIALKKQLKSQQIWVIHGFNKSEQIALELLKSNIILSLGAYLLNNTKLQNTIAKIPIENILLETDNSSQSIKNIYNTFATIQGKDLETVKFKINQNFNRIFIT
- a CDS encoding tRNA threonylcarbamoyladenosine dehydratase codes for the protein MSWLERTELLVQKDGIEKLKNANILIVGLGGVGSFAAEFIARAGVNKITIVDGDVFDETNINRQLPALQSTIGTSKAQSVAKRLKDINPDIKLTVIEEFLTPERAFEIMDPSFDYAMDCIDSITPKLNLMIAARRKKVKLISSMGAGGKLDASKIKVKDIAKTKNCTMARLLRKRLKQHNINKGIRAVYSEEVQIPESLKLTDGANYKKSYYGTISYMPAAFGLQASSYVINQLLNKK
- a CDS encoding YceI family protein: MKKSILAIAFVALGVVSCKTDKKKVEAKEEVKEVKKVENVINSYKANITESTLTWKGTKPTGSHTGTISLEKGLLDIENGNVKAGRFLVNMSSIVCTDLEAGKGKEDLEGHLKAPDFFDVEKYPTAKFEVTSSEVKDGKVNITGNLTIKDVTKSITIPATISEKDGSLSFKSDFSIDRTEFGIQYKSKKFFDNLKDKFINDLIEFSFDIKAIK
- a CDS encoding reprolysin-like metallopeptidase, with the translated sequence MRKITLLLLLTLATISNAQNYWKKIETNSVNNKTINYERKHTPKKHHLFSLNLNEFSAYLSSKPSTSKTIVDLPNTIGKFSKFYIEETSILAPKLAKKFPTIKSYTAYGIDDPTATAKISIGIDGVHVIITSANHNSLYIDPKTKDKQYYISYNREDYNYDKSDFECKVNEAKEKIIANKSINQYNRNANDGKLRTYRIAIAATGEYSKFHISRQNIPDTASDQDKKAAVLSAMNTTMTRVNAVYERDLAVRMILVNDNDKLIFLDPETDNLSNNSAGSLINESQTVCDNLIGSNDYDIGHTFSTGGGGLAGLGVVCTEGQKARGITGRGQPINDPFDIDYVAHEIGHQFGATHTFNNSCNGNRTGSTAVEPGSGSTIMAYAGICSPNVQNNSDDHFHAVSINQMWNLTQTTATCAVQTDTNNNAPTANAGSDVSIPKSTPFVLKGQATDADGTSSLTYNWEQIDTEIAVMPPVATNTGGPLFRSLSSKTTPDRYFPAFNTILSGNTATQWEVLPSVAREMNFAFTVRDNKAGGGASARDDIRVSVIDAPAFTINNQATWAQNTSRNITWVVGQTNSSPINCQKVNIKLSTDGGTTFTMLLANTPNDGSQNITLPANIPDTENAILLIEAADNVFYNITSQFKISSTPDFAISNITGDASVCKSITNELTFEFSYTVSNGFNETVNFTVTKSPTGSTTSVIPSSLSTDGTVTLNIENIQNVADGDHIITLSAQSASISKTAEVKLNIKSTVCSSSGNLSYNTSTTFVKFNTFENKTLTKSKGYEDFKSINTTVKRGQTHQLTVNTNTDDSATTQYTTKSIAWIDWNQDCQFDTKEIYDLGTVTGSADGQTSLSPLNIMIPNDAEFGSTVLRVSTKYADDGDPGSCEQGFDGEVEDYTIIVEDETASSNNISLNEFKLYPNPTNGSFKLAFETYNPNKVTVKLLDLRGRVIDTKKFVNLIEIKPKNTSAPAIFNEKVTFENVQSGVYLIQVENNGNNAIKKLLIN